In Candidatus Defluviibacterium haderslevense, the following are encoded in one genomic region:
- a CDS encoding outer membrane beta-barrel protein: protein MLTWKSVILLFLMLAQFKSFSQSIDLGLLMGGSNYSGDLTYTARDVLRQTKLAIGLHFRYDFSNMISFKLQGMRLAVAADDKISTQDWQQRRNLNFMSTIYNLDLLGQINLMGFFYPDPKRFNVYLTGGLSFFHFNPKGNYLGTWYDLQPLGTEGQGIPGYKAPYNLNSLALTMGLGVRYFLTSNISVGLEYLTRQTKTDYLDDVSGDYVDVDLLTKYNGPIAAALGNKINAPGGSQKANPLDRDWFQTLGIAVNYHFGAEFKGKGIRFTKRGVNCPKF, encoded by the coding sequence ATGTTAACGTGGAAATCAGTGATTTTGTTATTTTTAATGCTTGCGCAATTCAAATCATTTAGTCAGTCTATAGATTTGGGCCTGCTTATGGGTGGTTCGAATTATAGCGGGGATTTGACCTATACAGCAAGAGATGTCCTGCGGCAGACTAAATTGGCCATTGGTCTGCACTTTCGATATGATTTTAGCAATATGATTAGTTTTAAATTACAAGGAATGCGGCTTGCTGTTGCAGCTGATGATAAGATATCAACCCAGGATTGGCAACAACGGCGTAATTTGAATTTTATGTCGACTATCTATAATCTGGACCTTTTAGGGCAGATTAATCTAATGGGATTTTTCTATCCTGACCCTAAACGGTTTAATGTTTACCTAACAGGCGGATTAAGTTTTTTTCATTTTAATCCAAAAGGAAATTATTTGGGTACCTGGTATGACTTGCAGCCCCTGGGTACTGAAGGTCAGGGAATACCAGGTTATAAAGCACCTTATAATTTGAATAGTCTGGCACTTACTATGGGCTTAGGGGTTCGGTATTTTTTGACTTCTAATATTTCAGTAGGATTGGAATATCTAACCCGTCAAACGAAAACAGATTATTTAGATGATGTGTCCGGTGACTATGTAGATGTTGACCTGTTAACTAAATATAATGGTCCTATAGCCGCAGCCTTAGGAAATAAAATTAATGCACCGGGTGGAAGTCAAAAAGCTAATCCATTGGATAGGGATTGGTTTCAAACATTAGGTATTGCTGTTAATTATCATTTTGGTGCAGAATTTAAAGGTAAAGGTATCCGTTTTACTAAAAGAGGAGTTAATTGTCCTAAGTTTTAG
- a CDS encoding redoxin domain-containing protein: MRYIINFLLLLMSVAFLSACTNGFQIKGNFSDGGDLSVTLDRIGLDNSTVLIDEQKMVAGKFTFAPKEPIKPGLYRIKLGQQMAVFVLDGTEKKVDISGTLAGLASGTYEIKGAPVAEEVLNALKTVKSKQLTVDEAQKIIDNAKNPLSAALLAVQLLGFRGEFIAKHKPISANLKAKYPESEFAKSYEAFILQTEQTVNQQRAQESIQVGMDAPDINLTSPKGKAYKLSDLKGKVVLIDFWASWCGPCRRANPHVVDVYNQYKDKGFTVYSVSLDGVDSRTKAQLSSEAQIKEYTDNAKTAWIAAIEKDGLVWDTHVSDLKKWESDPAAVYGVRAIPKTFLVGRDGKIAAIDPRDNLEEEVKKIL, from the coding sequence ATGAGATATATTATTAATTTTTTATTATTGTTAATGAGTGTTGCATTCCTAAGTGCATGCACTAATGGTTTTCAAATTAAAGGTAACTTTTCCGATGGTGGAGATTTAAGCGTGACTCTAGACAGAATTGGTCTGGATAATTCTACGGTATTAATTGATGAACAAAAAATGGTTGCGGGTAAATTTACTTTTGCACCAAAAGAACCAATCAAACCAGGATTGTATCGAATTAAATTGGGTCAACAAATGGCTGTATTTGTACTGGATGGAACTGAAAAAAAGGTTGATATTTCCGGAACACTTGCAGGTTTAGCATCTGGAACTTATGAGATTAAGGGCGCTCCGGTTGCTGAAGAGGTTTTGAATGCGCTTAAAACCGTAAAATCAAAACAACTTACAGTTGATGAAGCTCAAAAAATTATTGATAACGCAAAAAACCCTTTATCAGCTGCATTGTTAGCTGTTCAATTATTGGGCTTTAGAGGTGAATTTATTGCTAAACATAAGCCAATATCTGCTAATCTTAAAGCTAAATATCCGGAGTCAGAATTTGCTAAGTCTTATGAAGCATTTATTCTACAAACAGAACAGACAGTTAATCAACAAAGAGCTCAGGAATCCATACAAGTAGGGATGGATGCACCTGATATTAACCTGACTTCTCCTAAAGGCAAGGCCTATAAATTATCGGACCTGAAAGGGAAAGTGGTATTAATTGATTTCTGGGCAAGTTGGTGTGGACCATGCCGAAGAGCCAATCCCCATGTGGTTGATGTTTATAATCAATATAAAGACAAAGGATTTACTGTTTACAGTGTTTCTTTAGATGGTGTTGATAGTCGAACTAAGGCACAATTAAGCAGCGAAGCCCAAATCAAAGAATATACAGACAATGCAAAGACCGCTTGGATTGCAGCCATTGAAAAAGATGGTTTGGTATGGGATACACATGTGAGCGACTTGAAAAAATGGGAAAGTGATCCTGCAGCTGTATATGGGGTAAGAGCTATTCCTAAAACATTTTTAGTAGGCCGTGATGGAAAGATTGCCGCCATAGATCCAAGAGATAATCTAGAAGAAGAAGTCAAAAAAATATTATAA
- a CDS encoding S8 family serine peptidase produces the protein MFFYNQYSKSVKIYTLLALLVSFLSSVSAQDAVPKNWFHLDKSKDGFNGVSSDRTYKELLKGRKSKTVVVAILDSGVDADHEDLKSVMWTNPKEIPNNGKDDDSNGYIDDIHGWNFIGGANGNVDHDTYETTRLYGKMKYKYETADRDKLTSKQKKEYDLFLKLRDEVEGRRKSAEANLAGINASEKQVMDAVNKVIEQLGTKEVNELNLDAIDEGDSKSLSLGITIAKNLLENDPGIKSGDDLKKSIAKEFKEGKEHFSNELNYAFNPDFDSRKIVGDHYDDVNERIYGNNDVKGPDARHGTHVAGLVGAVRNNNIGMNGIADNVRIMSVRCVPDGDERDKDIANAIRYAVDNGASIINMSFGKGYSPNKDKIDEAVKYAAEHDVLLVHAAGNSAGNNDKITNYPNRKFAKKSLFGKKKASNWIEIGALAPNESPNLIATFSNYGKKEVDLFSPGVLIYSTVPDNQYENLQGTSMASPIAAGVAAMMRSYFPTLTAKQIKDIIRKSTVKTNDLVLTPGTNKDAQLKEISSTGGIINAYNAVLLASKTKGKKKVKNWVEEGAIIPDQFVKP, from the coding sequence ATGTTTTTTTATAATCAATATTCAAAATCAGTAAAAATCTACACTTTATTGGCCTTATTGGTCAGTTTCCTATCAAGTGTTTCAGCTCAGGATGCGGTTCCAAAGAATTGGTTTCATCTGGACAAGTCCAAAGATGGATTTAATGGAGTAAGCTCAGATAGAACTTATAAAGAACTCCTCAAAGGCAGAAAGAGTAAAACAGTAGTCGTAGCCATCTTAGATTCAGGAGTAGATGCAGACCATGAAGATTTAAAATCGGTTATGTGGACGAATCCAAAAGAGATTCCTAATAATGGAAAGGACGATGATTCCAATGGATACATTGATGATATACATGGATGGAATTTTATAGGTGGTGCTAATGGCAATGTTGATCACGACACCTATGAAACGACTCGATTATACGGCAAAATGAAATATAAATATGAAACTGCCGATAGAGACAAATTGACTTCCAAACAAAAAAAGGAATATGATTTATTTTTAAAACTTCGTGATGAAGTAGAAGGAAGAAGAAAATCAGCAGAGGCCAATCTAGCTGGAATTAATGCTTCAGAAAAACAAGTAATGGATGCTGTCAATAAAGTCATTGAACAATTAGGAACTAAAGAAGTCAATGAATTGAATCTGGATGCTATAGATGAAGGAGATTCTAAAAGCTTATCTCTTGGGATCACCATTGCTAAAAATTTACTTGAGAACGATCCAGGCATCAAATCAGGAGACGATTTAAAAAAGAGTATTGCTAAAGAATTCAAAGAAGGGAAAGAACATTTTTCAAATGAATTGAATTATGCATTCAATCCAGATTTTGATTCCAGAAAAATAGTTGGAGATCATTATGACGATGTCAATGAACGGATTTATGGCAACAATGATGTAAAGGGACCCGATGCAAGACATGGCACGCACGTAGCAGGACTTGTTGGTGCAGTGCGCAATAATAATATTGGTATGAATGGTATTGCAGATAATGTCAGAATCATGTCCGTTCGTTGCGTACCTGATGGTGACGAAAGAGATAAAGACATTGCTAATGCCATACGTTATGCAGTTGATAATGGCGCCAGCATCATTAATATGAGTTTTGGAAAAGGTTATTCTCCAAACAAAGACAAAATAGATGAAGCTGTAAAATACGCTGCAGAACATGATGTTTTATTGGTTCATGCTGCAGGAAACAGTGCAGGAAATAATGACAAGATCACCAACTATCCCAATAGAAAATTTGCCAAGAAATCTTTATTTGGAAAAAAGAAAGCATCAAACTGGATAGAAATTGGCGCTCTTGCACCTAACGAATCTCCTAATCTAATTGCCACTTTTTCTAATTATGGAAAAAAAGAAGTAGACTTGTTTTCTCCTGGTGTATTAATATATTCTACAGTTCCGGACAACCAATATGAAAACCTTCAAGGCACATCCATGGCTAGCCCTATCGCAGCAGGTGTAGCTGCAATGATGCGGTCTTATTTTCCAACTTTGACTGCAAAACAAATTAAAGATATTATTCGCAAATCCACTGTTAAAACCAATGATTTAGTATTGACTCCTGGTACTAATAAAGATGCACAGTTGAAAGAAATCAGTTCAACCGGTGGAATCATAAATGCTTATAATGCCGTCCTTTTGGCTTCAAAAACAAAAGGCAAGAAAAAAGTAAAAAATTGGGTTGAAGAGGGAGCGATTATACCTGATCAATTTGTTAAACCATAG